Part of the Kangiella geojedonensis genome is shown below.
CACATCAGTTGCTTAATCGCCAAGCGGGTGGTTGGCCCTTAACCACGATTTTAGATCCACACACACTGGTTCCGTTTTTTAGTGGCACCTATTTTCCTAAAGAACCTCGCCATGGACTGCCAGCGTTCACTGAGCTATTGCAAAAGATCAGTGAGGTCTATCGTGATAAAAAGGGGGATATTGCAGAGCAAAACCAGCGCCTAACACAGGCGTTGAGAGTTGTTGCAGGTGGCGAGACTGGCGGAAAGTCAGATAGCTCCAGCAGTACCAAATCGTTAGCTGAAGCTCTGTGTTCGAGTATTATTGAACGTCATGACTTTCGATACGGTGGAATGGAAGGAGCGCCCAAGTTCCCACAACCCGCTATCTGGTATTCTGCACTTCACCTATTAGAGTCTAAGGATTTAGAAGCTAGAAATGTCGAAGCATTGAGTCAGGCGGTAATAGGCTCGTTACAGGGTTTTAGTCGATACGGGTTGTTCGACCATCTTGCGGGTGGTTTCTTCAGGTATTGTGTCGATGAACGTTGGGATATACCTCACTTTGAGAAAATGTTGTATGACAATGGTCAGCTATTAAGCCTAATGTCAGAAGCGGGACACTATTTTGCTGATGGCGAATTAATGCAGTCAGTGGACTTAACCATCCGCTGGCTTGAGGAGCAAATGCTGGCGCCTGAAGGAGGCTTTTACTCTGCGTTAGACGCTGATAGTTTGGATGAACAGGGGGTAAGCCGAGAAGGTGCCTATTACTGCTGGAGTCCGCAACAGTTAGATTTCCTCAGCGATGAAGAGCAACAGTTTGCTAAAGCTTATTACGGGTTGAATGATACTGCTAACTTCGAGGGACAATGGCATCTGGTTACGCGCAAGGCATGGCGTGATGTGGCAGAAGAGACTCAAGTCCACCAGAAACAAGCGCCTATTTTGATGGAGTCTGCACGCCAGCAGATGAAGTTAGTTCGCGACACACGGCCATTGCCTTTTCGCGACGACAAGTTGCTCACCAGCTGGAATGCATTAACTTTACAGGGATTGTTACAAGCTAAAAAAGCGGGAAGCAAAGCTGTGTCTGACGGTTTAATCAATGGCTGTCGGCAGTACTTACGGGAGAAAGTGTGGCTGAATAAACAACTTTGGGCTTGCTTTAAAGACGGTAAGGCCTACCAGCAAGGATTTTTAGATGACTATGGTTATTTGGCCAAAGCGCTACTTTTGTCATTAGCCGATACTTTTTCACAGCAAAACTGGAGCTGGCTCAAGCAATTGTGTGACATTTTATGGCAAGAGTTCGCTGACCAAGAGCGCGGAGGTTTTTACTTTACTTCTGATCATCAGGAAACGGTAATTACGAGACATAAGAGCTGGAGTGATGATGCTATGCCAAACAGCGCGGCTCAAGCGCTAGAAGCGGTGTGGGTCGTTGCTGAAATGACCGGCGATACGGAGCGGCAGATCTTTATCGAAAAGAGTCTGTTGCAAGCAGGTTCAGAAGCAGAGCAAGCACCATTACAATACCCTTCGGTGATACGTTTATTGGAAGTATGGCAGCAAGGACTGGAGTTATGGGTGTTGCGCGGTGAAGGTTTCGAGTTGCCGCCTTTGCAAGAATACTTAGCAACCGGTTTGAATCCGGGACGGTGGGTGTTCGCATTGGAGAAAGGTATTAATGACCCAGTCTTAGAAGAAAAATTCCCAGCAACAGAGCAGCTGTCCGCTTACTGTTGCCGAGAGCATCAATGTTTTCCTGTGATTGATGATTTTGAAGCGCTAAAAGAATTTGCGAATCGAAACGTTAATTAACCGAGCATATCAGCAATCTTGTCGACCAACTTATCAATGCCTTTGGCAGCTTCAGAAACGCTAGAGGCCAGCATATAAGCCGGAGTGGTGACTAAGTTATTGCCTGCATCAACAACGATGTTGTCGACAGGACATGCTTGATGAACGCCGCCCATGGCCTCAATAGCATCAGCGGTATCCTGGTCTGTACCGATCGTTAGCTTAATG
Proteins encoded:
- a CDS encoding thioredoxin domain-containing protein, which encodes MRNTLDQANSPYLLQHKDNPVYWQQWSDEIITLAKEMDKPILLSVGYSSCHWCHVMAHESFEDQSVADVMNEHFINIKLDREERPDLDKTYQLAHQLLNRQAGGWPLTTILDPHTLVPFFSGTYFPKEPRHGLPAFTELLQKISEVYRDKKGDIAEQNQRLTQALRVVAGGETGGKSDSSSSTKSLAEALCSSIIERHDFRYGGMEGAPKFPQPAIWYSALHLLESKDLEARNVEALSQAVIGSLQGFSRYGLFDHLAGGFFRYCVDERWDIPHFEKMLYDNGQLLSLMSEAGHYFADGELMQSVDLTIRWLEEQMLAPEGGFYSALDADSLDEQGVSREGAYYCWSPQQLDFLSDEEQQFAKAYYGLNDTANFEGQWHLVTRKAWRDVAEETQVHQKQAPILMESARQQMKLVRDTRPLPFRDDKLLTSWNALTLQGLLQAKKAGSKAVSDGLINGCRQYLREKVWLNKQLWACFKDGKAYQQGFLDDYGYLAKALLLSLADTFSQQNWSWLKQLCDILWQEFADQERGGFYFTSDHQETVITRHKSWSDDAMPNSAAQALEAVWVVAEMTGDTERQIFIEKSLLQAGSEAEQAPLQYPSVIRLLEVWQQGLELWVLRGEGFELPPLQEYLATGLNPGRWVFALEKGINDPVLEEKFPATEQLSAYCCREHQCFPVIDDFEALKEFANRNVN